The following proteins are encoded in a genomic region of Leifsonia psychrotolerans:
- a CDS encoding ABC transporter ATP-binding protein gives MTLEIDMQGITKRFPGVLADDNVSFSVETGEIHALMGENGAGKSILMSILAGLYQPDEGEIYVRGDKVNFASPQDAIQAGIGMVFQSFKLFPSLTIAENVIFGQEPTRSGLIDQREAKAQVAAISERYGLAVDPSARVDSVPVGVLQRVEIIKALYRDAKVLILDEPTAVLTPQETDRLFDVLRALKADGRTIIFITHKMREVMELSDRVTVLRDGRVVARLVTAESSAAEITRHMVGRDVDLSTAPAANPPGEAILTVRGVTVPGNGNRLAVDNVDLTVHKGEIVGIAGVAGNGQSELAEAIVGMRRTTGGTVTVGSDDVSSGGVRARRDAGISYIPEDRHGVGTAPTADAALNLSMGHHRTAPLLKHGLLSRSRMVEQAQRLIKRFGIKIASPSTAVGTLSGGNLQKIVVARELDYESPVLISEQPTRGVDVGAIESIHREITEYRDRGGAVLLISAELSEILSLSGRILVMFEGRIVAELDAATATESELGLLMAGGRAAEDAV, from the coding sequence GTGACGCTCGAAATTGACATGCAGGGCATTACCAAGCGGTTCCCCGGTGTGCTCGCCGACGACAACGTCTCTTTTTCGGTTGAAACCGGTGAGATCCATGCCCTGATGGGCGAGAACGGTGCCGGCAAGTCGATTCTGATGTCGATTCTGGCTGGGCTGTACCAGCCTGATGAAGGCGAAATCTACGTGCGTGGCGACAAGGTGAACTTCGCCTCTCCGCAAGATGCCATCCAGGCCGGTATTGGCATGGTTTTCCAATCATTCAAACTTTTTCCCTCGCTGACCATCGCCGAGAACGTGATCTTCGGGCAGGAGCCCACCCGTTCTGGTTTGATCGATCAGCGTGAGGCCAAGGCGCAGGTCGCCGCGATCTCCGAGCGCTACGGTTTGGCCGTCGATCCGTCCGCACGCGTGGACTCGGTTCCGGTCGGCGTGCTGCAGCGGGTCGAAATCATCAAGGCTCTGTACCGCGATGCGAAGGTGCTCATCCTCGATGAGCCGACCGCGGTGCTCACTCCGCAAGAGACCGACCGGCTTTTCGACGTGCTGCGCGCCCTCAAAGCCGATGGCCGCACGATCATTTTCATCACGCACAAGATGCGCGAAGTCATGGAGCTCTCCGACCGGGTCACTGTTCTGCGCGATGGCCGTGTCGTCGCCCGTCTGGTGACGGCCGAGAGCTCTGCCGCAGAGATCACTCGGCATATGGTCGGGCGTGATGTCGACCTGTCGACCGCCCCGGCCGCGAACCCGCCTGGAGAGGCGATTTTGACGGTGCGCGGCGTGACAGTACCCGGAAACGGCAACCGTCTCGCCGTCGACAACGTCGACCTCACGGTGCACAAGGGCGAAATCGTCGGCATCGCCGGTGTCGCCGGTAACGGGCAATCCGAACTTGCTGAGGCCATCGTGGGGATGCGCCGCACCACGGGCGGTACCGTCACGGTCGGAAGCGACGACGTCTCGAGCGGCGGGGTGCGAGCGCGCCGCGATGCCGGCATCTCATACATTCCCGAGGACCGCCATGGCGTCGGAACGGCACCCACAGCGGATGCCGCGCTCAATCTCTCGATGGGGCACCACCGCACAGCTCCACTGCTCAAACACGGGCTGTTGAGTCGGTCGCGCATGGTCGAGCAGGCCCAACGTTTGATCAAACGCTTCGGCATCAAGATCGCCTCGCCGAGCACGGCAGTCGGAACGCTCTCCGGTGGAAACCTGCAGAAGATCGTGGTGGCGCGTGAACTCGACTACGAGTCGCCCGTTCTGATCTCCGAGCAGCCCACGCGCGGCGTGGACGTCGGCGCGATCGAATCAATTCACCGTGAGATCACCGAGTACCGGGATCGTGGGGGAGCGGTTCTGCTGATTTCTGCCGAACTCTCCGAAATTCTGAGCCTGTCAGGAAGGATCCTTGTGATGTTCGAAGGGCGAATCGTCGCGGAGCTCGACGCTGCCACCGCGACCGAATCCGAACTCGGCCTGCTCATGGCCGGTGGCCGGGCTGCGGAGGACGCAGTATGA
- a CDS encoding BMP family ABC transporter substrate-binding protein, with amino-acid sequence MKTHKFVGISAAIAAGALLLTGCSAGGAATGDNVSNGKTEKSFIYVTFEPIGINKFLESGKVGIEEAAKKFGGTSKVFEGQNNAETARANLEAAVGEAPDVITMMGFNYEDLSKEFAEANADQEFLLIDACPADAPANLHCAVFREYEPSYLLGIEAGALTKTNKIGSVASVDIPFLHRYTDSFALGAKSVNPAIEDSQLFIGGTNPFADPAKGKEQALAMAATGRDQIFAVGAGSNGGIFEAADAQSFTSYGVDVNQCPDAPGVVGDGSLKYANVVLVSEIGKILDGTAEGVSSYGLAEGGMDIVSLSKDAETSQCTVMEHPDVVAQLAAAKQKIIDGEITIPDPLQG; translated from the coding sequence ATGAAGACGCATAAATTCGTAGGGATCTCCGCAGCCATCGCGGCAGGAGCACTCCTGCTGACCGGTTGTTCCGCAGGCGGAGCTGCCACGGGTGACAACGTAAGCAACGGAAAGACGGAGAAGTCTTTCATCTACGTCACCTTCGAGCCGATCGGCATCAACAAGTTCCTCGAGTCCGGCAAGGTCGGCATCGAGGAAGCAGCCAAGAAGTTCGGCGGCACCTCCAAGGTCTTCGAAGGCCAGAACAACGCCGAGACCGCACGGGCGAACCTTGAGGCTGCCGTGGGTGAAGCCCCCGACGTCATCACGATGATGGGCTTCAACTACGAAGACCTGTCGAAGGAATTCGCCGAAGCCAACGCCGACCAGGAATTCCTGCTCATCGACGCCTGCCCGGCAGACGCACCGGCGAACCTGCACTGTGCCGTTTTCCGTGAGTACGAGCCGTCCTACCTGCTCGGCATCGAGGCCGGCGCGCTGACCAAGACCAACAAGATTGGTTCGGTCGCCTCGGTCGACATCCCCTTCCTGCACCGTTACACCGACTCCTTCGCGCTCGGCGCGAAGAGCGTCAACCCGGCAATCGAAGACTCGCAGCTGTTCATCGGTGGAACGAACCCGTTCGCCGACCCGGCCAAGGGCAAGGAGCAGGCGCTCGCCATGGCCGCCACCGGCCGTGACCAGATCTTCGCTGTGGGAGCAGGCTCGAACGGCGGAATCTTTGAAGCCGCTGACGCACAGAGCTTCACCAGCTACGGCGTCGACGTGAACCAGTGCCCCGACGCTCCCGGCGTCGTCGGCGACGGCTCGCTCAAGTACGCGAACGTTGTGCTTGTCTCCGAGATCGGCAAGATCCTCGACGGAACGGCCGAAGGCGTGAGCTCGTACGGACTGGCCGAGGGTGGAATGGACATCGTCAGCCTGTCGAAGGATGCCGAAACCAGCCAGTGCACCGTCATGGAGCACCCGGACGTCGTCGCTCAGCTCGCTGCTGCCAAGCAGAAGATCATCGATGGCGAGATCACCATTCCCGACCCCCTGCAGGGCTAG
- the mtnA gene encoding S-methyl-5-thioribose-1-phosphate isomerase codes for MVRTIDWIDGAIELIDQTRLPGALEKRRITTLDDLIVDIQRLAVRGAPALGVAGALGVAMIAQQASSLDEVHANAALLREARPTAVNLSWGVDRVMKRIDEGPAAVLTEALAIRDEDVAASISMGLYGADLVRSLVTREKARIMTICNTGGLAAVERGTALGVIQTIFEQGWLEEAFPVETRPLLQGARLTAWELTQMGAPFRLLVDSAGPFLLSRGIADAVFIGADRIAANGDTANKVGSFSLALAAQRAGVPFIVVAPESTVDVNTETGEDIEIEDRGSEEVTNFAGLRTAPEGTRTVNPAFDVTPHDLITAIVTDRRIVRPALGQTMRNVDLGPTRTV; via the coding sequence ATGGTTCGCACCATCGACTGGATTGATGGAGCTATTGAGCTCATCGACCAGACCCGACTGCCCGGCGCACTCGAGAAGCGACGGATCACCACGCTGGACGATTTGATCGTCGACATCCAGCGTCTGGCCGTGCGCGGCGCGCCGGCCCTCGGTGTAGCCGGTGCCCTCGGTGTGGCAATGATTGCCCAGCAGGCGTCGAGCCTCGACGAGGTGCATGCGAACGCTGCGCTGCTGCGCGAAGCGCGTCCGACCGCCGTCAACCTGTCCTGGGGCGTCGACCGTGTGATGAAGCGCATTGACGAGGGGCCGGCGGCCGTTCTGACCGAGGCGCTCGCCATTCGCGATGAAGACGTCGCCGCATCCATCTCGATGGGCCTCTACGGGGCCGACCTGGTGCGCTCGCTCGTCACGCGCGAGAAGGCCCGCATCATGACCATTTGCAACACCGGTGGCCTGGCCGCGGTCGAGCGCGGAACGGCGCTCGGCGTCATCCAGACGATCTTCGAACAGGGCTGGCTTGAAGAAGCATTCCCGGTCGAAACTCGCCCGCTGCTGCAGGGCGCTCGTCTGACGGCCTGGGAGCTCACCCAGATGGGTGCACCGTTCCGTCTCCTCGTCGATTCGGCCGGCCCATTCTTGCTCTCGCGCGGAATCGCGGATGCCGTTTTCATCGGCGCCGATCGCATTGCCGCCAACGGCGACACGGCCAACAAGGTGGGCTCGTTCTCGCTCGCGCTCGCCGCACAGCGTGCCGGCGTGCCGTTCATTGTTGTCGCTCCGGAGTCCACGGTCGACGTCAACACCGAGACCGGTGAGGACATCGAGATCGAAGACCGCGGTTCAGAGGAAGTGACCAACTTCGCCGGTCTGCGCACCGCTCCCGAGGGCACGCGCACCGTCAATCCGGCGTTCGACGTGACGCCGCACGATCTGATCACGGCAATTGTGACCGATCGTCGCATCGTTCGGCCGGCTCTTGGCCAGACCATGCGTAATGTCGACCTCGGTCCAACGCGTACTGTTTAA
- a CDS encoding MFS transporter produces the protein MTSDDQRGGYRGLPRLAGYVFLPLGFLARFPLAMFTVGVTLLVAWARDSYGEGGIASGALGLGSAIGAPLVGALADRYGQRVVVQVVGVFNGLVMLGLVGLVKIDSHLGFILLLSFLIGFSAPQVGPLARARWIALVQAQHGAPGADRTLAAAMGWESMADELTFVFGPVAVGAAALVWGEYSPLIVAAVVTFIFVSWFANHRTVEAVKPNGIARALRTPMKKLFNPRVSVPVFGMLSVGMVFGAMLTAVTAFAGERGNVADAGFLYGAMGIGSALTALATAALPSRFWLPWRWVAGAAIVLMGSLFLPMVHSVPALLITMFCIGLGVGPALVSIFAVASYTAPTDRVTVVMTLMSSGLVAGTAVSAPIAGALADASGYSHAFWVVTGAATLILFSGLWTSKIVPRPR, from the coding sequence GTGACGAGCGACGACCAGCGCGGTGGTTACCGCGGATTGCCGCGGCTTGCCGGCTACGTCTTTCTGCCACTGGGCTTCCTGGCGCGGTTTCCTCTGGCCATGTTCACGGTCGGTGTCACGCTGCTTGTCGCCTGGGCTCGGGATTCCTATGGCGAGGGCGGAATCGCCTCGGGCGCGCTGGGCCTCGGTTCGGCCATCGGAGCGCCGCTGGTCGGCGCCCTGGCCGATCGTTACGGGCAACGTGTGGTGGTGCAGGTGGTTGGAGTGTTCAACGGCCTTGTCATGCTCGGTCTCGTCGGACTGGTGAAGATCGACAGTCACCTGGGCTTCATTCTGCTGTTGTCGTTCCTGATCGGATTCAGCGCACCGCAGGTCGGGCCGTTGGCGCGGGCACGATGGATCGCCCTGGTGCAGGCACAGCATGGTGCTCCGGGGGCCGACCGCACGCTCGCCGCCGCGATGGGCTGGGAGTCGATGGCGGATGAACTGACCTTCGTTTTCGGACCCGTCGCGGTGGGTGCCGCCGCACTCGTGTGGGGCGAGTACTCCCCACTGATTGTGGCCGCCGTCGTGACCTTCATCTTCGTGAGCTGGTTTGCGAACCACCGAACCGTCGAGGCGGTGAAACCGAACGGTATCGCGCGCGCCCTGCGCACCCCGATGAAGAAGCTTTTCAACCCCCGGGTCTCGGTGCCCGTGTTCGGCATGTTGAGCGTGGGTATGGTGTTCGGTGCGATGCTGACCGCCGTGACGGCCTTTGCCGGGGAGCGAGGCAACGTCGCCGACGCTGGTTTCCTCTACGGTGCGATGGGAATCGGCTCGGCATTGACGGCATTGGCCACCGCCGCGCTGCCCTCCCGGTTCTGGCTGCCGTGGCGCTGGGTCGCCGGTGCCGCAATCGTGCTCATGGGCTCACTCTTCCTGCCGATGGTGCACTCGGTTCCGGCGCTGCTCATCACGATGTTCTGCATCGGCCTCGGCGTCGGGCCGGCTCTGGTGAGCATCTTCGCCGTCGCGTCGTACACCGCCCCGACCGATCGTGTGACGGTTGTGATGACACTGATGTCGAGCGGACTCGTGGCCGGCACCGCAGTGAGCGCGCCGATCGCCGGGGCGCTCGCCGACGCATCCGGATATTCGCACGCATTCTGGGTCGTGACCGGTGCGGCGACGCTGATTCTTTTCAGCGGACTCTGGACTTCGAAGATCGTGCCACGCCCGCGCTGA
- a CDS encoding amidohydrolase family protein, which yields MTETRESIDLIVRADTILTVDEAGTVITAGAIAINDGVIVGIGDEPQISARYTATEVLDGAGCSALPGWVNTHAHLAMNLFRGATDDVTLETFLDRLIGAERRVLSAETVAIGARAAMAESLLGGTTTALDMYWYPQTSRAVARELGFRLINGPTLMGDVDPEGNDFDAMLVQAERILTENRADAPNDNLWLMPHSAYTLGSEQLRRVSELAARFGARIHTHCAESSGEIALVAAQHDARPLAVLDEAGLVTDTTVLAHAVHLTDDEIATIARIGATVAHAPISNLKIACGIARVPDLLAAGASVALGTDGAASTGSLDMMQTVRMAALLHKGVSQDPTLINAERAVRLGTADGARSLGLTDVGTLAVGMRADIQVVHTDTLASAPTPDPWSRIVYGASASDVRHTVSDGRVVVRDRALLTADEPTILRELAAASLLAHSAAHEG from the coding sequence ATGACCGAGACGCGCGAATCCATTGACCTGATTGTTCGAGCCGACACGATTCTCACCGTCGATGAGGCGGGCACCGTGATCACGGCCGGTGCGATCGCCATCAACGACGGCGTGATCGTGGGCATCGGCGACGAGCCGCAGATCTCGGCCCGCTACACCGCCACGGAGGTGCTCGACGGCGCGGGGTGCAGTGCGCTGCCGGGATGGGTGAACACCCACGCGCACCTCGCCATGAACCTGTTCCGGGGTGCGACAGACGACGTCACGCTCGAGACCTTCCTTGACCGTCTGATCGGCGCAGAGCGTCGCGTTCTGAGTGCAGAGACCGTTGCGATCGGCGCCCGCGCGGCAATGGCCGAGAGCCTGCTGGGCGGCACCACGACGGCCCTCGACATGTACTGGTACCCGCAGACCTCGCGTGCCGTCGCCCGCGAGCTGGGCTTTCGCCTGATCAACGGCCCGACGCTGATGGGCGACGTCGACCCCGAGGGCAACGACTTCGACGCCATGCTCGTGCAGGCCGAACGAATCCTGACCGAGAACCGTGCGGATGCGCCCAACGACAACCTCTGGCTCATGCCGCACTCCGCGTACACGTTGGGCAGCGAACAGCTGCGTCGCGTGAGCGAACTCGCGGCCCGGTTCGGTGCCCGCATCCACACGCACTGCGCCGAGAGCAGCGGCGAGATCGCCCTCGTCGCCGCACAGCACGACGCCCGCCCACTCGCCGTCCTCGATGAGGCTGGACTGGTCACCGACACAACGGTTCTCGCCCACGCGGTGCACCTCACCGACGACGAGATCGCCACGATCGCCCGCATCGGCGCCACCGTCGCGCACGCGCCCATTTCGAACCTCAAGATCGCCTGCGGCATTGCGCGCGTGCCCGACCTGCTCGCCGCGGGAGCGAGCGTCGCGCTCGGCACCGACGGCGCGGCATCCACGGGCAGCCTCGACATGATGCAGACGGTGCGCATGGCCGCGCTTCTGCACAAGGGCGTCTCGCAGGACCCGACACTGATCAACGCCGAGCGTGCCGTGCGTCTCGGCACCGCCGACGGTGCGCGCAGCCTCGGGCTGACGGATGTCGGCACCCTCGCCGTCGGCATGCGCGCCGACATCCAGGTGGTGCACACCGACACCCTCGCGAGTGCGCCGACCCCCGACCCGTGGTCGCGCATCGTCTATGGCGCATCGGCGTCTGACGTGCGACACACGGTGAGCGACGGCCGTGTCGTGGTGCGCGATCGTGCACTGCTGACGGCGGATGAGCCCACAATCCTGCGAGAGCTCGCGGCCGCCTCGCTGCTCGCACACTCGGCCGCGCACGAGGGCTGA
- a CDS encoding class II aldolase/adducin family protein, whose translation MQFHHTDLVDQLIAAGRTVVERGLALASGGNLSARVPGSDSFIVTRSGAWLNSLVPDDFSVLGPDGQVISGSAHPSSEWKLHAYSYQARPDANAIVHVHPQMAVLLDALGAEIRLITLDHAYYVRSVGRTPYYPNGSDELARTAAEQAREHDCVIQGNHGCSTLGANVEMALRRALNLEEAATLTYRALALGDTTTAFPRDAFEGLAHS comes from the coding sequence ATGCAATTCCATCACACAGACCTTGTCGATCAGCTGATCGCCGCGGGCCGTACCGTCGTCGAACGCGGCCTCGCCCTCGCCAGCGGCGGCAACCTCTCGGCCCGCGTTCCCGGCTCCGACAGTTTTATCGTGACGCGCTCCGGGGCCTGGCTCAACAGTCTGGTCCCGGACGACTTCTCGGTGCTCGGCCCTGACGGCCAGGTGATCTCCGGCAGCGCGCATCCGTCGTCGGAGTGGAAGCTGCACGCCTACAGCTACCAAGCCCGTCCCGATGCGAATGCGATCGTGCACGTGCACCCGCAGATGGCCGTGTTGCTGGATGCGCTCGGCGCCGAGATTCGCCTGATCACGCTGGACCACGCCTATTACGTGCGGTCGGTCGGTCGAACCCCTTACTACCCGAACGGTTCCGACGAGCTGGCGCGCACGGCTGCCGAGCAGGCACGCGAGCACGATTGCGTGATTCAGGGCAACCACGGCTGTTCGACGCTGGGGGCGAATGTCGAGATGGCACTGCGGCGCGCGCTGAACCTTGAGGAGGCGGCGACTCTCACCTACCGCGCCCTCGCCCTGGGCGACACGACGACGGCGTTCCCGCGCGACGCGTTTGAGGGGCTCGCGCACAGCTAG
- a CDS encoding MDR family NADP-dependent oxidoreductase, with the protein MTTREVRLTSLPHGSITAENFGVFDADMGRAESGQVRVRVRRLGVNAGLAGRIGGSATAYGPGIGVGDVPASDAIVEVIDSTDPAFRPGDLAVGKSPWRIESVLDSADLRAIPRPKSDDELTSYLTILGHVGFTAYTGLTQFGEVRSSDVVAISGAAGGVGSCAVQFAKARGATVIGIAGSAQKVALLTDVLGADRAINRHDGAVVDQLRHAAPGGIDLFYDNVGGEQLEAALEVLNPHGRVVICGAIGQPAGPANYRNLIYQELTMRGFTVTAHEEGRPAFEAEVGAWLREGVVQSVHTLYAGLDRIPDAFASMLSGGTTGRAIVTLD; encoded by the coding sequence ATGACGACTCGAGAAGTGCGATTGACGTCGCTGCCCCACGGCAGTATCACGGCCGAGAACTTTGGCGTGTTCGACGCCGACATGGGCCGGGCAGAATCAGGACAAGTGCGGGTGCGAGTGCGGCGCCTGGGAGTCAATGCCGGTCTTGCCGGGCGGATCGGCGGCTCGGCAACGGCGTACGGTCCCGGAATCGGCGTGGGCGATGTTCCCGCCAGCGATGCCATCGTCGAGGTCATCGACTCGACCGACCCCGCCTTTCGACCGGGAGATCTGGCGGTGGGAAAGAGCCCGTGGCGAATCGAGTCGGTGCTCGACTCCGCCGACCTGCGCGCGATACCCCGTCCGAAATCCGACGACGAGCTCACCTCGTACCTGACGATCCTCGGGCACGTCGGGTTCACCGCCTACACGGGCTTGACCCAGTTCGGCGAGGTGCGCTCCAGTGACGTTGTCGCAATCTCCGGGGCGGCCGGCGGTGTCGGCAGTTGCGCGGTTCAATTCGCCAAGGCCCGCGGCGCGACCGTCATCGGCATCGCGGGTTCCGCACAGAAGGTCGCGCTGTTGACAGACGTGCTCGGTGCCGACCGCGCCATCAACCGCCACGACGGAGCGGTCGTCGACCAGTTGCGCCACGCGGCGCCCGGCGGAATCGACCTGTTCTACGACAACGTCGGCGGGGAACAACTCGAGGCCGCCCTCGAGGTCTTGAACCCGCACGGGCGCGTGGTGATTTGCGGGGCCATCGGGCAGCCAGCCGGCCCTGCTAACTACCGCAACCTGATCTATCAGGAACTGACCATGCGCGGGTTCACCGTCACGGCGCACGAGGAGGGCCGCCCGGCCTTCGAGGCCGAAGTCGGTGCCTGGCTGCGCGAGGGAGTGGTGCAGAGTGTGCACACGCTCTACGCCGGCCTGGACAGAATTCCGGATGCGTTCGCGTCGATGCTGAGCGGCGGAACGACGGGGCGGGCCATCGTCACACTGGACTGA
- a CDS encoding DUF1214 domain-containing protein, with protein sequence MATVLAWLAGSGVVQGIIMGATLSFLTAILILNAVGRRITTTVNGWSAIRACGQADNGLLVRAACAKALPLVNVFEEAAYWTTTTDASGQKLAGRYGYVLRFAAGQLPPNDAFWSLTPTDVAGYMVNNSAHRSSVGDRSNLAKNVDGSVDIYLQHQAPAGRERNWLPTPAADFKLMLRVYLPGGSILDGTYQVPPVVKELR encoded by the coding sequence ATGGCTACTGTTCTCGCATGGCTAGCCGGATCCGGTGTTGTGCAAGGGATCATCATGGGCGCCACTCTGTCGTTCCTGACCGCGATCCTCATCCTGAACGCCGTGGGCCGAAGAATCACAACGACCGTCAACGGGTGGAGCGCCATCCGTGCCTGCGGCCAAGCTGACAACGGACTCCTCGTGCGCGCCGCCTGCGCCAAAGCGCTGCCGCTGGTCAACGTTTTTGAGGAGGCCGCGTATTGGACGACGACGACGGATGCCTCCGGGCAGAAGCTGGCCGGCCGATATGGCTACGTCCTGCGCTTTGCAGCCGGGCAGCTTCCGCCGAATGACGCCTTCTGGTCGCTCACTCCGACCGATGTCGCCGGGTACATGGTGAACAATTCCGCTCACCGCTCGAGTGTGGGCGACCGTTCGAATCTCGCAAAAAATGTCGACGGCTCGGTCGATATCTACCTTCAGCATCAGGCCCCGGCCGGGCGCGAGCGCAACTGGCTGCCCACTCCGGCCGCAGACTTCAAGCTGATGCTCCGCGTGTACCTGCCCGGTGGGTCGATTCTCGACGGCACGTATCAGGTGCCGCCCGTCGTCAAGGAGCTGAGATGA
- a CDS encoding DUF1254 domain-containing protein: MNRLILRNGPRVTAVILIIFAFVVYQRISRGWSDVVVLAIAAVIVWAIGVPAFILLWPRLTVGGYKRAIVKRGFGAGPIPVNTLYAVPHTSSPTGSYGSLMATGADDLLYLGGWLDVRGGPHVLHVPNMAGRYYNVQFTDPSDGANFAYVGTRTTGTEAGDYLLTGPGWTGTVPNGLTRIAVPHTSALVIGRVFVASESDLPVAYSLAQQIQLAPLTQQR; the protein is encoded by the coding sequence ATGAACCGTCTCATTCTGAGGAACGGCCCTCGCGTTACAGCTGTCATCCTGATCATTTTTGCCTTTGTCGTCTACCAGCGGATCTCTCGCGGATGGAGCGACGTCGTCGTACTCGCCATCGCCGCAGTCATCGTGTGGGCGATCGGCGTACCGGCGTTCATCCTGCTCTGGCCGCGTCTGACGGTCGGCGGCTATAAGAGGGCGATCGTCAAGCGTGGCTTCGGTGCCGGCCCGATCCCCGTGAACACCCTGTACGCCGTGCCCCACACCTCTTCCCCGACCGGATCGTATGGGAGCCTGATGGCCACCGGAGCCGACGACTTGCTCTACCTGGGCGGCTGGCTCGACGTGAGGGGCGGGCCCCACGTGCTGCACGTGCCCAACATGGCCGGCCGCTACTACAACGTGCAGTTCACCGATCCGTCGGATGGCGCCAATTTTGCCTACGTTGGCACACGGACGACGGGAACCGAGGCCGGCGATTATCTTCTCACCGGGCCCGGCTGGACGGGCACCGTTCCGAACGGCCTGACACGGATCGCCGTGCCGCACACTTCCGCCCTCGTCATCGGCCGCGTCTTCGTTGCGAGCGAGAGCGACCTTCCGGTTGCCTACTCGTTGGCGCAGCAAATCCAGCTGGCGCCGCTCACTCAGCAGCGCTGA
- a CDS encoding tyrosine-type recombinase/integrase, producing the protein MFSDDWAKAIDDYLDVQRAGGSPSTTLGSRRQHLQHLARRVDAAGPWAVTADQLVQYASKQVWMPETRRGRRSSFRSFYGWAVAVGRVDENISLALPRVKAQQGKARPIPDRLYKAALAFADDRVSLILRLAHDAGLRRGEIAVIHTHDVFEDLDGWSLLVHGKGGKERYVPLTNRLALDLRTLPIGWAFPGDEAGHLSARWVGKLATKALPEPWTIHTLRHSFASRTYVESDLFVVQELLGHASPATTRIYVKVPNAALRRAVLAAAS; encoded by the coding sequence ATGTTCTCTGATGATTGGGCGAAAGCCATTGATGACTATCTCGACGTGCAGCGCGCCGGAGGGTCGCCGAGCACCACGCTCGGCTCACGCCGGCAGCACCTACAACACCTCGCCCGGCGCGTCGACGCCGCCGGGCCGTGGGCGGTCACCGCTGACCAGCTCGTGCAGTACGCGTCGAAACAAGTCTGGATGCCCGAGACCCGGCGAGGCCGACGGTCGTCGTTTCGGAGCTTCTACGGGTGGGCGGTGGCGGTGGGCAGGGTCGACGAAAATATCTCGCTTGCTCTGCCCCGAGTGAAGGCTCAGCAGGGCAAGGCCCGCCCGATCCCGGATCGGCTCTACAAGGCCGCACTCGCGTTCGCTGACGACCGCGTGAGCTTAATCCTGCGGCTCGCGCACGACGCGGGCCTGCGCCGTGGTGAGATCGCGGTAATCCATACCCACGACGTGTTTGAAGACCTCGACGGCTGGTCCCTGCTCGTGCACGGCAAGGGCGGCAAAGAACGCTACGTGCCTCTGACGAACCGCCTAGCCCTCGACCTGCGCACGCTACCGATTGGGTGGGCGTTCCCCGGCGACGAGGCCGGACACCTCTCGGCACGATGGGTCGGCAAGCTCGCCACGAAAGCTCTGCCGGAGCCGTGGACGATCCACACGCTGCGGCACAGCTTCGCCTCGCGCACGTACGTCGAGAGTGACCTGTTCGTTGTGCAGGAGCTACTGGGGCACGCTTCACCCGCGACGACACGCATCTACGTGAAGGTGCCCAACGCCGCCCTACGGCGCGCTGTCCTCGCTGCCGCCTCCTGA
- a CDS encoding phage holin, producing MKPKMPSQKARAYLYRVLIAAGAVVAFYGFMSANEVAMWAGLGAVVLNVMPTANTSTMSGGGSEDSAP from the coding sequence ATGAAACCCAAGATGCCCAGCCAGAAGGCCCGCGCGTACCTGTACCGGGTGCTGATCGCAGCGGGAGCCGTCGTCGCGTTCTACGGCTTCATGAGCGCGAACGAGGTCGCCATGTGGGCGGGGCTCGGCGCGGTCGTGCTGAACGTGATGCCGACCGCGAACACGTCGACCATGTCAGGAGGCGGCAGCGAGGACAGCGCGCCGTAG